aatagttgatggcaaacgttccacacaagcgtaagaatgcattaaaactcataaaaaaaatttaaaaattatttttttatcaaaatatcacaaaatttcttaattcacacccaaaacactgaattcgcatcacaccttaagaagtgaagcaaatccagtgcaacgactgttaaAATGGtgtacatccgtcctatgacaagcccatgttaaattcatgggcttgtcataggatgctaattttgcaccacttccggatccaaaaagaacattttcattacttttttggcgacgctttttttgctgggatatactaAAAGGATGATACAAAATTAGTTTGTATAttaaataatatacatttattaaaaaattaaataaacgaaaaaaagaaataaattttatctgactttcaaaaaatatttaatttaatcaaaaaagcaaatatatagaaagttaaaatttattgatgagaaaaaatttgacaaacatgattttcctttataaacggaaattaaaaaaaaaatactttaatataaaattcatattttaaaaatgaaattaccaTTTTTAATcacttacaaaatatttatgaataaaatttttcaaatattcaaaattaatttttcaaaataatttttaaatattatagaaatacatttttttaaagaaaaacttttttcatataaaattattgTAGTTTATTAAATCCCttataaaaaaactgttttaaaGACACATGTatgaattgtatttaatttttttagaaatacccagaaaaaagtgaacccaccatgaaagcATACGAAtgttcattttagaaaaaaaattaactaaaatattttactaactGTAACATGATACAAATTAGTTTTAAttgttgtcaaattgaagaaagtttattaaaaatatgtttttttttagttcaagaaaatttcatatttaaaaacaaatggagttaaaaaattgtaaaatgccGTAAGTGCCAATGAAGTTCAATACAGACACAAATTAAGAAAAATGTACTCCTTAGAGAAACATATGAACTCAAGGTAATTAAACTTCAAccattacaaagcttctctaagtggtttcactgcaatgtggaacgccgttcggactcggctataaaaatgaggtcccttgtcattgagcttaacatagaatcgggcagcactcagtgataagagagaagttcgccaatgtggtatcacaatggactgaatagtctaagtgagcctgatacatcgggctgccacctaacctaacctaacttcaatcattttagaaaaatatgatcTATTTTTAAAtctagtaaaattgtgtacgtGATTTGTATAccataaaagtttttttcttcatttttagtTTACGTCATTtaagtaagcaaaaaataattaaaataaaaaatcttcacagttggtaaaatttaactaaaatcaaaaaattttcatgcattaagataaaaaatcatatataacaaatttcgttgtatatatatatattttattttttgtataagcCATTGTTTGTAGTCGAAATTTTAGCCTtagtaaatcagaaaaaaatcccATCCCTcataaataaatagataaacggaaattttatgtttttttacaaatctttatttttttatttcaatatttgtttttctccaatgattagtttaatacttatattaaatataatttttaagaaaatatttgtgtttttatttttcctcttttttctgtttataaacATTTCCTCGAAACCCTTTTacttaaagatataaaaaaaattatttcttccaCTCATCTTGGCATTAGATTTTCTATTAtacaaaaaaccgaaaaaagtaaaacgaaacaaaattacttccaaaagaaaattgtatctaaTAAACCGTTTATACAAAAAATCTATGCTtaggaaaattcttaaaaataaacttaaacaaatattttgtcatcACTATATCAGCTGTTATCAAATACACATTGGTCATAgttacaaatattttgtttattatttttgtttttttgtgaatttttttaaaaatattttccatttttttttgttaaagattttttgtatttttattagaaagtgTATCAGTTTTATATATGGCTTACTTTTCTTTGGAATCACAATACGCTTTGATTGAGCCGCTAATAgctacaaaacaaaattaactgGACAATGAACGGAAAGAGTCTTGGTAAAAAATCTATCGCCAATCAAGAGCGATGGCTGATGCTTTGTCAAAACTAGCAATTCCTTTGGTTgggaattaattaaataaaaaaaattataaataaaattcggagTATTTTTTAGGTGGTCTTTAATATtccaaaacacacaaaaattaatttttccgtGTTTGGTTCCTCTTGGATTTGGCCGGTGTTTCCTTGGTTTCACGTAATGATGACAATTGGCCCGACGGATTTTGGGAGGTAGCTAGCTGCGgcctattttcagaattttcagtTGTTGTGGTGGTATCCTCCGgtgagtttacaaaattttccgtttctGTGCTGGTGGTTTCTTGGCCCGAAGAATTTTCCGCTGTCGATGTTGTATCGTTGCTAGGAGTTGCCGTTTCACTTTGGAAATTTACCGATATTTGTATGACCGTCGGCTGTATTTGCGATGATTCATGGTAAAATCTTAGGGCATGACAAAACACCTGTGTTAGGAAATCCCAACAGCCAGCTGGCTCTGTGGCGGAGCTTGTTGTAGGCACTGTTAGGTTGATGGTGGTTCCATAGCCCCGATTAACAGCTGCAGGATTTGGGTTGGCTTGTGTATTACTGCTTGGTTGGCTGGCATCTGAATTGCTCTGATTGTTGGCCTGTGGATTGCGTGTTTGTTGACGGCCCGCCAATAATTTCGCTTGATCCGGTATAAAATAAGCAATGGCCATGTTGGTTAGCTctcgaaattattttatttatttattttttttttataaaaaatcacttgtttataaattttaagtctttaGTCTTTAATTTAGTTTCCTTCCTCTTGAGGCAAAATTTTTGGcgccaaaaaatttctttgaaataaatgtaCGTAACTTTCGTATTTTCCGTTCATGCGCTTTAAAGCAAAGGGCACTCTGTGTATTTCTAATGCTTGAGAATTTATCCTTCACTACAAGGCTGAATGTTGTCTCGTGCTGAACTGTGAATAGACTGACTGTGCATATCCTTGTGGCACAGTATTTTATAACATTTGCCTCTGCTGCCTTTGCCGCTTCCTGGGTGAGGAATAAGTTGCATTTCACTATTTACTCGACACCAGGAAGCGCAACAGTCCATCCAACCACCATTCATCCACACACAACCCAAGCGGGCAGAATACGAAATCCTCATACAACCATTGACAGAGTCCAATAAAGTTCAATAGAGCGGCAGGCAGAGGTGGCAATGGTAAACCCAAGAATTTCACCCTCCCCACAAAAGGGAAAAGTTCAAAACCACcacaacaaaaataacaacaatacagccgcacacacacacaacactcAGAAAATTACCAACTAGAATTGCATTAGCACCTTAATAAGACTTATTGATGAAAGGCAATACAAACAGAAACAGAGAGTTAtcctagagagagagagagagagtgggaGAATATACCAAATTAAGCTCATCTCTCTCAAACACAATCAAACTCTCCCAAAGTCCATATTCTATTCTCTGCCATCCCTAACTTTATGTTCGAATTGTAGAACATTGAGCTCACAGTGAATATTCTCGGAAAGGGGAAATTTACTTTTCATTACCAGAATAGGGGATGTAGTAAAGGCTCATACCCTTAGTTCCCCCTCAGTCGAACATTACTATGGCAATAGAGAATAGTTCGTGTTAGTTACTCGAAGTAAAGTTAATTTCGAAAACAATAAGGAGAAATGTAAAATGAGAATTATTTCGAATGTGAGTATAGCTCTTTATTGTTATTAAGACCTATGAGAAAAGTTTCATTTAGCTCTGTACCAACTCGCGGGTCCTTTGAAAAAGGGAGAAGGAGGGAAAAACGATTTTTATTACTaattttatttcggcaaaaatctCAGTGTAGAAATTTCTGTTGTTTCACATGaaggaattttgaaaattatattgcgttaaaaaaaaaaaaaaaacaaataaataaattgaaatatgtgAAATCAAGCTAAGGACGTTTGATGATATGTAGACACAGAAATGAATGGCGATAttagttagatttttttttattctttgctAGATATGTGGAAAGTGAAATGTATAACCAGACTTCATATTAATTTCTAATATAATAGCCTATAAtgtaatgggaaatttttgaattagGAGATTTTGTAACTGGATgagttacactaaaaaaaatataagcagaatttgtaataattttcaacataatacCCCGTGTTGATAATgcgagatttttttttcacaatttatacCACTTAATATTTTAGAAGCAGTACAACTAAGATTATAAATAGTCTCCCGAAATATTTATAAAGGTCAATGGAAaaggtatgatttcataagcaaATCCAAAGAATTCACATATGAGCATCCCAGCGACAAAaccattggaagttcttccaaaggcacaactttaaaagcacctcCAAGAATACtcttccaatgatgttctttgtcattccgtttgtaacacatcgaaatattgctctaagaccccttaaagtatatatattctgggtcgtagtgaaattctgagtcgatctaagcatgtccgtccgtctgttgaaatcaccctaacttgcgaacgaaacaagctatcgtcttgaaacttggcacaagtagttgttattgatgtaggtcggatggtattgaaaatgggccatatcagatcacttttacgtatagcccccatataaaccgatgctcagatttggcttgcggagcctcttggaggagcaaaattcatccgatccgattgaaatttggtatattccgttagtatatggtctctaacaaccatgcaattggtccacatcggtccataattatatatagcccccatataaaccgatacccagatttggcttgcggagcctctaagagtagcaaatttcatccgatccggctgaaatttggtacatggtgttagtatatggtctctaaccaccatgcaaaaattggtccacatcggtcaaataattatatatagcccccatataaaccgatcccccgatttggcttgcagaccctctaagagaaacaaatttcatccgatccggctgaaatttggtacatgatgttagtatatggtctctaatgaccatgcaaaattggtctatatcggtcgataattatatatagcccccatataaatcgatcaccagatttggcctccggagcctcttggaagaccaaaattcatctgattcagttgaaatttggtacgggatgttaatatatgtcctcaaacacccacgcaaaaattggtcgatatctgtCCTtacttatatataggccccatataaaccgatccccagatttgacctccggagcacactggaagagcaaaattcttaccattcggttgaaatttggtacgtgatgttagtatatggtatccaacaaccatacaggaattggttcctatcagtccataattatatatagctcccatataaaccgatcgccagatttgtcctccggtgccttttgaaatttggtacg
This is a stretch of genomic DNA from Haematobia irritans isolate KBUSLIRL chromosome 4, ASM5000362v1, whole genome shotgun sequence. It encodes these proteins:
- the grim gene encoding grim, with protein sequence MAIAYFIPDQAKLLAGRQQTRNPQANNQSNSDASQPSSNTQANPNPAAVNRGYGTTINLTVPTTSSATEPAGCWDFLTQVFCHALRFYHESSQIQPTVIQISVNFQSETATPSNDTTSTAENSSGQETTSTETENFVNSPEDTTTTTENSENRPQLATSQNPSGQLSSLRETKETPAKSKRNQTRKN